The DNA window TTTTTCAAAAAATTTCACCACgtacccctttttcgaatttaatctttttaactttttttaaaaaattccaCACACTTCCCTCCTCCGATCATCCCGAACCCGAAGGCTTGGGAGGAGTGTGGGCCCGTGACAGCGCATGCCACCTAGCCGTCGCATTGCTTTGTGGCAAAGAAATCATCAATCCTTTAGGGATCCGGTTATTATGTTTGAAAAAAGAAGCATTTTCGTGTTCGCTTGCAGGCACATGCATCAAACAACCCATCAAATTTTGTGGCGAATAGGGCCCGAATTCTCTCTTGTCCTATTCCCCAAaagtaaaaataaaaataaagatACACCTGAGCTGCAATACAGCTCATGCGCGTCGGATCACAGCTCGGCCCGGGCCCAGCTCACCCAACGGCTCGCACCAAACCCACCCCTCCCAGGCTCCCACCTCCTCCCGACGCCAACCGCCGCCCTCCACCGGAATGCCGGGCTGACTGACGGCTGACGAGCCCGACCACGAGGaggcgccgcacgccgccgctgcTCTTCTGCTCTGGGTGGGTGGACCCCGCGAGGCGGAGCGCGGAGCCATGGCGAGCGACGTGCCCATGAGCCCCGAGCTCGAGCAGGTGGACGGCGAGATCCAGGACATCTTCCGCGCCCTCCAGTGAGTCAGATCTCCCCGCTGCAATGCGCTTCTCTCCCTGTCAATTCGGTCCCTGCTGGATGCTTCTAGTTCTAGCTGCCGTCGGCTCGAACAAAGTCGACTGAGCTGAGGAGGGATTGTTCGCCacgttgcggcggcggcggatttcGGCAGCAATTGCAGCCGGCTGCGTTAAAGTTACCCCCCGTGTGCTAACTCCGCGTGCTGCTGCTTGCTGCAGGAATGGGTTCCAGAAGATGGACAAGATCAAGGACTCCAACAGGCAGTCCAAGCAGCTGGAAGATCTCACCGGGAAGATGAGGGAGTGCAAGCGGTGAGTCTGGCCAAACTCCACCGTGTGTTCTGTCGATGCAACACCCCTGCGTGAACTGAACAATCCGTCTACCTTTTCAGTCTATGAGCCCTTTGTAACTTGTAGAGCAAATTTATTTTCGCGACCGTTGAATGAGCAAATTTAGAATCTTCAGTCACGCTGATGTCTTAAGCTCTGTAAACGTGTCCTGTTCTTCTGCAGCTTAATCAAAGAATTTGATCGCATACTCAAAGATGAGGAGAAAAAGAACCCTCCTGATGTCAACAAGCAGCTAAATGACAAGAAGCAGTTCATGGTTGGTACTGTAGTCACTACTTCACTAGTGTATCTTATGTCGTTATCCAGCACAAGCATAATGTTCTTTCTTGCGTGTTAAAACAGATAAAAGAGTTGAATTCCTATGTCACCTTGAGGAAAACGTAAGTGCATTCAATTCTCTCCCTTATGATGCCCTCAGAGTTTGGGATGTCTCAAATGCTAAAACTCAATGCCCCATTTGGATATTTGCACCTGCAGTGATGTTTTGCCCTGTTGCAGTTCGCTTCATTCTAAAACGCATCCATTGCAACTCTTTTGGTCTTGCAGGTACCAAAGTAGCCTTGGTAATAAGAGGATTGAGTTATTCGATACTGGTAACGATCAAGTGGCTGAGGACACACCAGCTCAAATGGCATCAGGTGGTCATCACTAACTTTTAATATTACTAGTAAAATCCTCTCGAGACAGTATATGTGTTGACCTTCTCATTAAAGTGTCCGGATGATTTTACAGAAATGTCAAATCAAGAGCTCATTAGCGCTGGAAGGAAACAAATGGACCAAACTGACCAAGCTATTGAGCGTTCAAAAATGGTATGCAACTAACAtactcctttttctttcctttttttaacCAACCAGCAGAATCTCTGCTATTGCATTGAGGAGTAGAAAGATGCCATAATCCACATACTTGGGTAGCCTTTAaaagcagaagaaaaagaacaatgcaTTTCTTCAGCTCTTCCCTAGTGAATTCTACAGGAACCTAAGAACCTTTTTCTTGTAGGTTGTAGCACAAACTGTTGAAGTTGGAGCTCAGACTGCTGCAAGTCTGGCACAGCAAGTAAGTTTTCAGAATGGTGTTTTCATTCCAATCATGAGCATGATAGCCTGCTTGTTCTCCACAAACTTTTTCGTTAAGCTTTCTGCTAACCCCTACTTGGGCGCACTGAACATTTTTCACTTGGATATGCTACTGAACTATTATGGGCTATCTGTGCTCATTTTAGACATCGGTTTTGTTACTTTCTATGCTTTATTAACTTGGAATGATATCGCTTCTCTATCCTCCTGAAAGAGTCGGTCTTGAACAGTTTTTTGGGTAAATTTTAAAGAGGTGATTTGTGATACTCATTGCCAGTCTATCCTGCCAAAACCTGAAGGGCTTTAATTTCATGCTCAATAACCATCTTGTGCTCCTATCCATGGTGATTTTAATGCAAGTTTTGCTCTCTATCTGTTTTGAGATTGGCACTCTTTCTATGATCTTTTTACCATACAGCTTCAGTGAAAGCATAAAACTTTGTGTTACGTTTCTCCATTTCAAGTATGCTCATAAGACTTCTTTAGAACAAAGAGCGACATGCCTTGTACTTCCATTTTCCTCCAAGAAAGTGGTTTCAGTCAATATCCACACTTTCCAGCACAAACATAGCTTCACATTTTAATCATGAGGTGGGACGATAATACCACCATTAGATTCTTCTATATTGTAGTTTGGGTCAATGTGGATATGTTTGTAAAGACAGAGCAGCTTTTCCATTTTGTTAGAATCTGATTTCTTGATGTGTTACCTGTATGACCTGTGGTTTTCAGGGTTAGCTTCATTAAGTTTTAGTTTCTGGGCTAAATTTGTTATATCTTTGCTGTCCAATTTTACAGACAGAACAAATGAAGAGAATCGGCAATGAGCTTGACTCTGTTCACTTCTCCCTGAAGAAAGCTAGTCAAATGGTGAAAGAGATTGGTCGCCAGGTAGTCTTTCTGTCAGCATGCATGCGCATTGTTTGATATGTGAAGTGACAGTACCTGGACTGATAAGACCTGTCATTTCAGGTTGCAACTGACAAATGCATTATGGCGTTCCTGTTTCTGATTGTCTGTGGTGTTATTGCAATAATTGTTGTTAAGGTATGTTATTTTCTTTGCAACGTAGGATTTGATGCTTGTTTTTTGCTCTACCTAAACAGTATTAGTTGTGCTTGGTGTTAAGTTGAGAAACAGGACCTCCATGTATAAAGGACAGTTAGAAGCCAGTACCTCTAGTAGTGCAATTCCATGTGCCTGAGTCAGTTCTAACTTCTATCGTTGTGACATCTAAGCTAACTTTCCCCATAATCCATGAAAAAAATTCAGAATACCTAATTTTTTGGTTATTAAAAAAGTTTTCATCAAATTTTGGGAAATAAATGTGGGGCAAGTTTGACCTTGCATCTTTAGAAGCAGACGATTGTTAACTAACTTAAAACTAGTCTAATGATGACCGAGAATGGTTTGAAATCTGAATGGTGATGCAACTGCCCACCATTGTATACAATTTAGCTCTTACGGCACCCAAGCATACTGATTTGTCTTTATTTTGATACCCTGCTCATCTCTTTCCATTAACCATTTAGGCCATTGTTGGTTTACTTCATAAGGTTTTCTACACTGTACAATCAATAACCAAGTCTGCCTTTCTCGCAGATTGTCAACCCGCACAACAAGAGCATCAGAGACATCCCGGGCCTGGCACCTCCTGCTATGAACAGGAAGCTGCTCTCCATCGACCCTTTGGGAGGACTTTGAGCGCTGCAGGGCAGGGGCAGCACGGTGCTCTTGTGACCCGCTCATCCACATAACACGATGACACCATTCTTTATCGCTTGTAAATTGTCTCGTTTCGGTGTTTACATCGATCCATTCTTTCCCTATTGGTGAGTAGTAGCTGTGTTCCTAGCGGCACTCGTGTTGTGTATCGCTCGTGATCCCCCCGGCTTTCTGGTTGTCTGTGCATACACGGTAGTGATGTGGGATTGAATGTGAGGTTTCAGGTTTTTCATGTTTCTTTGTTGCGACTGTGTGGTTTGTGAGCTTGATTGAAGGTCTCTGTTTGGTACTCGGCGCGACGTGGTTGCAGAATACGCCGAGAAAGACGATCACTCCGGCAGAAACACCCGAATCTGGCCACGGCCAGTACCACCAACGTGATAAATTACACACTCAAGTTACAAAAGGCGCCTGGGCAACAGCCAACAGCAAGCTCTCTTGCATGCCCAGGGCTGACGAACCTGCGTTCGATCCGTTCTATTCTTCTGGACCACGCGCATGTCAGGTGATTAGTGGTCGCACATGGCGATAAatttaaaccctaaaaccctaaaccccacAGCGATTCTATCTGCCAGTTCACAGATCAGACTCCAGCTGCGGCATTGGACAGAGCTGTGCGTCCTCCTCCGATAGTAGATCACTGAAGAAGGGATCGGCGAGACAATCTCTAGCGGACTCACACGACGCCAGACGTTTCTTGAAAGAGCGAAGCTCCCGGTCCACTTTGGCACCAAGCGCCTAGTATAAAGTGTAAACAAAGGTTACAGATGCAGGTGGATTCGTTGAGCCGGCCACAGGTAAATCAGTAACTAGTGGAAAGTGAAGGGCAAAGATGAACTCACAAGGGATTTCATCTTATGCAGCACCATATCTACAAGGTAAATTAACCACACCACGTTGGTCTTTGGGAAGCTGCAATACAAGAAGTAGAGAATCAGTAACAGTCCTGCAATCATGTTTTGCAGATGGAAAATAATTCCTGAGGCATTTCAAAATTCTTGTTCTGAGTAATTATTTTTACCAGTCTATTTATCAAGCTTGGGGAAATTTTACTTCATGTTCACGCACAATTAGCATTTTTTTTCATGTCAGAAATTATAATGGAACCCAACTTGGCATGTGCAACAGAAGAGGACTCTTGAGTATTATATACCTGCCCTCCCAGTGTTCCTGGGTAATTTCTTTCATCCTTCGATATGTTTCTGCCTGCACACACGGGATCCATATAGGTTAAGAAAACACACAATGTTTTATCATACTAATCTCGGGAAGATCAGAAGCAAACCTGCTTATCTCCTTTTTTCCCTTGAAATAATGCAGGATCCGCAGACAGGTCAAGAAAGAGAATGGCGGTCCCTGGAGAATAACATTGTGAAGAACCATGAGGACAAGGAACATAAGAGAGGCAGCAAAATGTTAAAGTGATGTACAAATTTTCTTCAAATGACCGGTAATCACTTATGCACTAGGAAAAACTGACTTTCAAAAGGTCATTGATGCTGATTGTGTGAGGTGCAAACTTCAATAGATGTCTCATGAATCTACCTCATTGGCTCTTACCATATTATCTCAGTGCTCCCCAACTCTCTTCGCAGATTCAACTTATGAAGATGACAAAAAGTGCAGCAGAATAAGAGCGAAAGTGATACCTATTCTTGAATAAACATATATTGTGTCTTGTCATCATCTACAAAACATTCTCATTTCTCCATTCACCATGAAGGTCCAGAAGTAACACACTTGTGAAGCCGGCTTATGACTGCACGGATAGGATGGGTGTGCACCCCAGCCCACCAGAGCTTGAGTCCTAGATTTTGCACTGGTGCCCACGGTAAATTTCTAGCGTGTAGACAACCCACAATCCCAGGTGATATCCGTGTTGTTTTTGTTGAATGTCTACCTAGTGCTCTGTGAATGAAATTGTATACTTAGATAATTTAGAAGGTTGTCACATCCAGGTTTAAGGGATTTCTATGATCCAATTAAGGCCCCAAGTATTTGTAATTCCCTTCTATCAGTTGCAGAAATTATTCATTTGAATTTCATGTGGGAAAAAAGTACTATAATTGTCAAAAAGATAAAATTAATCACCAatatcagataaagattaaatAGTTGTAGGAGTATTGTTCTGTTTCAACATTCTAAATCACAGAGTGATGAAATGCAAtgcaaaaaataaaaataaaaataaattataaactttagtCTGTTAATAAGCACAAAAAATTCTGAACTAAAATTCAAAGGAGCACCTGTGTTGATCCGAGAAAGAGTGAAGTCAATTATGGAGACATTCAGACCAAAAGTTCTTGCATGCATCTTCTTCCCTTGAAGAGCAAAGCTCATTGTGTGGTTTGTGTCTGGAGTTTCATCTTGAGCCAAAAGAATGTTACCCCTGCCATTCCAAGCACATTGTGGTGGTAAGTAAAATATGAGAACCCTTGGTAACATTCTCATTAGAAATTTTCATAGCAAGTCACACGATCCACTCCTTAAATCTCCACTACCTAGAATTGGCACCAGTTCAGGCATGACCATATTTTCTACCTACCTGCTCTATCAAGAACCACACGAACTTGTACAACTCTAATGACAAAAAACAGTTTTGGCATTTCAAAATAACATGGTAACTGTGGAAGTTAATACATTTAAGTAAGAAATGCATTTTCTCAATTTTATCATAAATGGAAGCTCTGTTTTCATTATATATGGAGCGATATTGGCTCTGAGATTCCAAGTTAAAGACATGAATCAACCAAAGCTGTGGTGAGAAGACAAACCAGTGCAAATCTCGATGTTCAAATTCACAAGCACCTTCAGCTACTGCTAAGGAAGCAGTAACCTACATCAACAGAAAGAAATATTAGTTATGCTTAAACATTTTCTAGTTCAGCGCACAGATATACTCTTAGGCAATGCATGGTGCATACCTGAACCAGTAAACTGCGAGCCTCATTGTAATCAACCAGAGCAAAACTTTCTAGATCAGTGCCACCATCAGCTAGCACAAATACAATGTAGCACTGAAACAAAATTTGCTTATGTAAGAAGTAGATAAGTTATAGGCACCGTACGTTTCTGATGTTCCACCACAATTATATAACGATATTTTGTTTCTCTCAAATCAGAACTTACCTGCTCACTTGTAAAGTCCTTTGGATGATCATTTTCGGATCCACGTTTGGCATCATAGTCTTCCCAAGCACTAATCAGACAAGGGTCATATGGTCCCCGACAAACCCGAAAGCTGCAAGAAATGTATGAAAGGCACTCAAAACCAGGGTATTTACTGTTATGCCTTTGTACAGACAAGGTCAAAACTATTGGCAACCACGCCAGGCTTTAATCATTTAACACAATTTCTAAATAAATGATGTTGCAAAAGTTTGAAAGCACACATGTTCTTCAGATA is part of the Panicum hallii strain FIL2 chromosome 2, PHallii_v3.1, whole genome shotgun sequence genome and encodes:
- the LOC112883627 gene encoding novel plant SNARE 13-like; its protein translation is MASDVPMSPELEQVDGEIQDIFRALQNGFQKMDKIKDSNRQSKQLEDLTGKMRECKRLIKEFDRILKDEEKKNPPDVNKQLNDKKQFMIKELNSYVTLRKTYQSSLGNKRIELFDTGNDQVAEDTPAQMASEMSNQELISAGRKQMDQTDQAIERSKMVVAQTVEVGAQTAASLAQQTEQMKRIGNELDSVHFSLKKASQMVKEIGRQVATDKCIMAFLFLIVCGVIAIIVVKIVNPHNKSIRDIPGLAPPAMNRKLLSIDPLGGL